One stretch of Cyclopterus lumpus isolate fCycLum1 chromosome 10, fCycLum1.pri, whole genome shotgun sequence DNA includes these proteins:
- the zgc:92242 gene encoding SH2 domain-containing protein 4A: protein MLAKILEDMWVEPEVLEALSEEQKRILFLKMREEQVRRWREREEKEETEETEETEETEESEGSDNGDRPKKAADNKHVRWLLGRDGDVSVIVIGEVDEFRSSKLLQRLMNNRVHTDQMHGIQTADLLSGREAQELGFNEELSLTVVVDDPASPRDHWSEEDPAEDSDSESGGSSDNHGDWTPLSEPHLGSRGDRAPLEAQLSETERAGPQDAERSHFGGRVAQLRKAFAEDPRSTPANTKPPVPTKPAHLQKGSAPLIHSN from the exons ATGCTGGCTAAAATCCTTGAGGACATGTGGGTGGAGCCCGAGGTTCTGGAGGCCCTCAgtgaggagcagaagaggatCCTCTTCTtgaagatgagagaggagcaggTACGCCGCTGGAGAGAGcgcgaggagaaggaggagacggaggagacggaggagacggaggagacggaggagagcgAAGGAAGCGACAACGGCGACAGGCCAAAGAAAG cgGCCGACAACAAACATGTGAGGTGGCTGCTGGGTCGGGACGGAGACGTGAGCGTCATTGTGATCGGAGAGGTGGACGAGTTCAGGTCCTCCAAACTCCTCCAGAGGCTCATGAACAACAG AGTCCACACTGATCAAATGCACGGCATCCAGACGGCAGACTTGCTGTCAGGAAGAGAGGCCCAGGAGCTGGGCTTTAACGAAGAGCTGTCCCTCACAGTTGTCGTC GACGACCCGGCTTCCCCGCGCGACCACTGGTCCGAGGAGGACCCCGCCGAGGACAGCGACAGTGAATCGGGCGGCAGCTCGGACAACCACGGCGACTGGACGCCTCTCAGCGAGCCCCATCTCGGTAGCCGTGGCGACCGGGCGCCACTCGAGGCCCAGctgtcagagacagagagggccGGCCCACAGGATGCAG AGAGGTCGCACTTCGGAGGCCGCGTGGCGCAGCTGAGGAAGGCGTTCGCAGAGGATCCTCGCAGCACACCGGCCAACACCAAACCTCCCGTCCCCACCAAGCCGGCCCACCTACAGAAAGGCAGCGCGCCCTTGATCCACTCAAACTGA